In Syngnathus scovelli strain Florida chromosome 12, RoL_Ssco_1.2, whole genome shotgun sequence, the genomic window TGCAAGAAAGGTTAGCTACTATCGATATCACATTTCTTCATTGTGggcatgttttatttatttatttatttatttatttatttatttatttatttatttatttatttatttatttatttaacttaaCTTAACTGCAGAGGTGACGGGCATGCATATGGTGTTTATGAGGCTAGCCGCCTTTCCTCATCCACTACACTTTATAATGTTCAATAAAATTCTACTTATATTATTTTTTCAGaactaaacaaacaaaacaatcaagATTAAATGCAGAAAATGATCATAACAGAAACAGCATAACTAATCGGAACCATGAAAAACAATTTCACACAATACTACTGTGGAGTGTGCAGGGAAGAAAGGTTTTGCATCTATTTGGAGCGAAGCACTTTTTGCTTTCAAGAGGACAGCTCACACCCAATGATTAATTGCAAATAatacttaataataataataatgcagtcCTAACAGCCTAGCTAAATGTTATGGTTTACATCTCCTATATTCTAATTACAACTTAGAGAAGTAGATGTGATTTTGCTTGATTGGTATGTCGTCTAATATTGAGGAGCGTGTATTGAAATGACAGCAAAATAATTAGTGTAGCGAATTTCAAGCTACGTGTGTATGTTGATTTTACGATGCTAACAATGTCTCATTTGTCTACTGACAGAAACAGAGGGCAAAGAGCCAACAGAGACGAGGTACAAATCATCCTGAAATCCTTATCCTCTGCATGACATACGAAAAAAAGAATGAGAACCCAATATAATGTTGAAGGGCCACAAAATGGTGACTGCTGTAACTTTCCTTTTCCGTCAGCAGAGAGCGTcaggaggagctggagaagCACTGGGATGGGCTAAAGCAGTATTTTGGTGTAAATGATCGATTTCATCCCCCTGCATGTTCCAACCCCCCTGAAAAGGTAATAAAAGCTTCGGCTTTCCATCTTATCTGCGAGTGAGTTTTAATACGCAGTTGCTGTTCGTGACACTCTCACATCCTTTTGTGTTTCCATGCCACTGTGGTCTTTCATTGTTTTATATGATATGACATCTGGATTAGAAAAATCCTCCAGGAAACTCAACCTGACATTGAGTAGAATATTAAGGATTATGTTCAGCTACATTTAGTGATAAGATTAGAGGCACGCTCCTTTCTTGTGCGCTTGAGATTAAAGTCAGATGTAGGGTGCTTCTTCACTGTGCAAATCCTCATAAAAACCCAAATTTTGCTTAGCAAGACGAACAAGGGTTTGTGTAAGTACTGATGAAAAATGTTCTTCCGGCATGCCTCACaagttgttcattttttttatattcagaaGCATTGGAAACTGCAAGAGAAGCAGAACGTACGCAAGATTAATGAGCATTATAAGTGACCCGGAGAATAAAAGCTGCTCCCATTTTCGCTTTGAAATGATTGAAATAATTATTTTGGcactatttgtattttttttaattggctgaTTTATTTTCATTCTGATGTGCGCAACTATGGAAAGATAAAGAAGCTGAATGAATCCAAAACTTTTGACATGAGTAATGAGACAGTCTTCATCCCTCAAATGGAGTTTTTGTACATTGCTTTATCCTCAATTGAATTTAATTGCCTAAAAATAATGTCTTAGGATACAAAAAATTATATCAGCCAATATTAAAAATGATCACCTTATGGAAAGTCATGTTGAGGTGTGGAACGTTCCGGGTAATAAACACTATATTTTCCCCTCATAGATTATATTTTAAATTGAGGGCCACAAATGTTTCATCAAAGGAGACGCAGTTGTAGcaactattttattttaatgtgaTGATATTTTGGAGCTGAAGGAATCTGGCGGTCTGCTTCCGTAGATAGGCTCATCACAGCAGAACTGCCTCGCAATCACAAAGCTCGACTTCGTCCCGTAATGGAAATTTGTAATTAAAGTGACATTTATGTTTGGTAATCTCCTGTAGCATTTTTTAAGATTTCCCCACTAATatccaatcaaaaaaaaaaaaaaaaaaaggttttcattTGTAAGGGGGAAATCTACATATTTGTAGTAATGGCAATCATATTAAAAATACGGCCCTGGGGACTTTTGAAGTtactctttgattttttttttttttcttccactgtACCCTTATTTCCCCCCCTCATaaaggctgattttttttttttttttacccccctctctctctcttcatgCAGTCCGGCCTAGAAAAGAGCATAGAGAGGGCCATCGCTGAAGGGGACACTGCAAAGGCGGAGGAGATGAGCGACAGACTCGCCACTCGAGAGGTACATTGTGCTGATAAGAGATCTTTGGGGTGCTTTGGCTGTGACAAATCAGGCTAATGGATCCGTGGCCATTTCTGCCGCAAAGACATAGAAGAACATAAACACAGCCAGACACCCACCATTCAGTCCTGCagccttttttttccattgagttAATGGAAAGCCCTCCCCTTAGTTTTGAAGTGCTGCAGTTCTAAAAGACTTTTGGCTCTGCTTTTTAATGAAGGGTACATTGCTTTAAAGCCAAGTCTTAAATAATTCCGCCGGTATGAGTTTCTTACCTTTGAAGTGTACATGTGCCTAAATGCAGCGCCTGAAGTTTGTAACTCACCGCCTTGGCAAGGTAGGCATCAAGGATCAAGTGGTTTGAAAGTAATTTAGCATCAAGTGTAGCCCGAACATGTAATTGTATTTGAAAAGAAACACAGCGACTACATTACTTTTAACTTCCTTTGCTTCATAGTGAAACGTAAAATCAAAgttctttgttttgttataTATTTTGCTGACAGCATTCAATTTTGCAATAGTTGCTAACATAACGCAACAATCACAGCtgtatgttctttttttttttttttggcttcaaAGGCACTCAAATTTAATGGTTACCATAACAATGTTACATATAGCCTCTCACTAGTAATTTATAATTTTTAGTTTAATTGAATATACCCCATGATATTGTCAATTAAAATTACTGTCAGGTAATTATTACTCGTATTTTCACCTAAATTCTAAGAAAACTAGGCAAATCTGAGGGCTTAAAAGGAACGAAATTGTGACTGGCACCGGCACTGCACTTTGAAAAAGCCTCTTAGGGTGCTGGTGGTTGGTTTTAGTCTGAGCCGAGGTTTTTGCCTCCCTGGCACCTGCTTTGTGTTTTGCCAGAATGATGATGGGACCTGACAGCAGTCTGGCATCCTCTTCTACTTGTTTAGCCGTGATAATTTCATTCCCAGTGAAGTGACCAATTAGAATTCCTGAGAATTTACTGTaaatgtggcaaaaaaaaaaacttctacgACTTTTGAACTCCAACCCAGATCTATAGTATTCAAATTGGCTGAACAAAGATGCACGAAGCAAAAATAtatgacaaatattttgaggATCAATAGTCCAGAATCAATTTTAAGGTTCTAATTGAGTGGGCTCATTTGGTACGCAATGGCTTAAATCTTTAATTTGTTTATGCTCGTATGCTTTTCCTCCCAGAAACAATATGAACAGGTCTTCCTAGCAAAAGATGCAAAAGCATTCTGACAACTGTGAAGAACTAAAGAGTCCCATTTGTCCCTCCAGGCATTGTTTTGTCAAGAAAATGCCCTGACGTGTTGATGACATGATTTATTCTGAGCGAAATGGAAGGAAATAGAAAGCTGGCTGTCAGCATCAGCGATTTTTATTGTTGTGAGCTGCATCACACAATTCAATCGTTTTAATTtacttattacttttttttaattgaacattGCAACTCTTTGTTAACAAAACTTTGGAAATCCAGAACAAATTGGAGGATTCCAATCCGCTGCCAGCAATGTTCAAAGACAAAGTAAAGCGATCACATTGCCTCTTAGGTACCAAACGATCACAAGCGTCTTCATGGCTTAGACAAAGCCCCTTAATGTATTCGTTTAAAATGTGCAGTTCAAGGCTCTTCCCTCCTAAAGATGTCTCTCGCTTCTTCTCATCGTGGTAATACTGCTTTTTAAATAAGCCACTGAACtcccaaatgtaaaaaaaaaaaaaatccatataccTTAGTAGTGCACATTTGAAGGTCCAAGTCCTCCTATTAAGCAGACAGGTTCTCCAGCTTTTAATAAATGCACATCCTTTTGCACTTTTCAGTTTCATGTGGGCTAATTAATTCTGTAATTAGCATAACATGGAGTGACTGAGGCATAATGTAGCCTCAAGCTCTGTCAGGAGATGTGATAGTGTCCATTGGAAGATTGATTTTGCAGCTATGTCAGCTAAACCAGGCAGTGCCGGAAGTTGAAAACAAATTATGAGTCAAAAGCCAAGTTAGCCTCGCATGAGGGAGTGCTGTATGATTATACGATGCAAAATGTACAATATTCGTCGTTTGCCAACACAGCATCCTAAAATTTAAAAACTAAAGTAAAAACAATGACACAGATTGTGTGTGATATTGAGCATAATAAAGcattatttgaataactacaCATATTTTGAGATGATTTTGATAACGGACACTTCAAAAGTGTCtttaaaatgaagaaaatataCGTTTATAAATATAGCCAACTATCAAGTCAAACAAAGCCTGGCTTTGAACTCGACAATATTCCATCATTAATCGACACTTTGCTTATTGTGTTCCATTCATCCTTAATAATGACTcacttttgtttcctttttaaATAACAAGTGCAAGTGAGGTCCTTTGAAATTGAGGTTGTCCTTTATGTGAAGGAATGGCTTTCTTTTCTGACAAAAGACTGTCACACTACGTTAGAGAGTCGAGTCTCCCTGTAGCACTCATCTCAACTATTAGAGAGGCATTACCACTTCAAAACATAACTTGGATTCAGTGTACcacaatggggggggggggggggggggggtctatttCATGACTGCAGGAGCCAAGGactatgaaaatggaaaaaaatgcatcacATGGCCTCAGAAAACTATAAGGCACACTATATAGCAGAGTTGGGCAACTTAGTTTGCCTGGatcaaattttttttctaacattttCATCCTGCGTTTCCTGCTGAATACATGTCTCTTATTATTAAAAGAAATGAATGCTTATTAGATTTTACTTGCACAAAATGACAATTGTTTCCCTCAGCAAATTAATATTCTACGTATTTCAGCTCGAAAGTTAAATTACCCAATTTTGATTACGACTTAGTTTGATGTAATTAAAATCCAATGTCGTTGTTTACACAAGATGGATAAGACACGCCACTTAAAAACAATTGGTGTCCAGTACCGTTTCGTTTTATAGCATTTAAACACACCGATGGTTATTCATTTCTCATTATGGCACAGCTCAAATTTCTGACAGGAAAAGCCTCGGTgtccttaaaaaaaatctttcctaACCAAAAAAGGTGCTGTGGTATTTTATCAGGGCGACGTGACAGCTTAGCTAAAACAAAGGAAGAGTGTTTTGTGatattaatatctttttttttcccctcctttccTGCGCACCTTTATTTTGCCCTGCTgtgttgtaataaaaaaaaaatgagcagaACATTAATGGAAAGTTGGCTTTATCAGATTTGGACTTTTTCCTCCCCACCATCAGTGAATTAGGCTGACTGTCCCTGCGCAACCCCCCTCGGGCCACCCTGTGCTGACTTTAGTCAAAGTCTCCTCTTTGTTCTGTTTCCCTTCATCATAAGCAATTTATCAGTGAATGAACTTTTATTGTATCTCCGGATGACTCACATTAAATTTCCCACCCATTAAtttgaaatggattttaaaaatggGTACAAAGCTTTTATCAAATGCCTGGGAATCTCATTTGGATTATTGTATTTCATTAATTACTTGAGAGACAAAGCATACTTTTCAATGTAGATTTGTGTGCTGTTTAATTAATTAGCATGTTTTCTCTTTTAATTAAAGCAATTTTTAAATTGGAGCCCACAGCAAAACACATATATAATTTGTTTGTAATTATGCCTTAATTGGTGGTAGTGAAAGCTTAGCAgccgtgttttgttttttttttttttttttcatgattgccGTTTATTGCGAGTCACTCATTAATTATACTGTTTTCTCTAATTAGCTTATAAAACTGTTGATGGCATATTATTCTAAGTGTGAGTTCCAAGCTTGCTAATAAGCCCACCCCACTCAGAAGAGGCAAGATAATGGATTGTGCACAAGCAagtgaacttttttttgtgtgtgtctgctccCTAATGATGACGCGTCACATCTATCTCCAATCAGATTACTTGAAGAGAAAATTGAGACATTGTTGTTTGGCAGTGTCCTccctggagttttttttttttttttttgcccgctATGTAATTGTGTTTGTCAAAGTGGTGGCGAGATTACAAAAGTTCTTCTGAGGCTGCCCAGTGGGATGTGCATTGGGATTTAGCAATGTAATGCTTTGTTTCAATTATTCATGTTTTTCAAGTTTATATTGTTCGCAGTGATTTTGATAGTGCTGACTTTAGTTGTCAGCCATTATCGCAGATTCTACAAAAGACACCAGCAGAACTTGCTTAGATCTACCCGACTGCTTTAATGTCTGCCTCCCTGTGTATGTCATTTATTCAGTGTAATTCATTAATTCGGCAATTAATTCGGGATGGGCGAGTATCGATATCACGTATTGGTGACGAGACTAGCCAAATTTCAAGTATCGGTACTTACTACGGCGGCTGATTTAGATGAGGAACAAGACATTAGAATAAAAATTGACATTCATTTAATGTGATTTTAAGAATTTAAAATGATCCGTCATTAAGAAATTGTATGCATCAAAAGTGTCAGTGGTATcagtacttggtatcggtatcagTGACTACACAAGAACTGAGTATTTGTCCTGGTCCTAAAATTTACCAGGTAGCCATCAAAAAACAAAAGCCATATATAGTCTTTGTTTGAAATAGAAATGGTCCAATTGCTCGTCAGATGATTTATTCTCTCTTGGATTGTCTTTTGTAGGATTTGAAACCAGTTGATTTCACTATGAAGGCGATATGGGTGGTGTCCACTGATCTCTTGATCCTTTGACCTTCCCAATGTTGCTGCAACAAAacatgctcccccccccccttctgccACAGTTTTAAGAAATGATGCCGGaataacacacatgcacacaacgcCCAATCTGATATTCATTCCTTTCTTATATCGCCCTTCTTGCCAAGGTTGACTAAGGCCACATTATTTAGGCATTAAGGTAGTGTGATAAGGGAATTAGGCTGGTCATTAATCGTTTACACGTCAAATGCAGCAGAGCAGCTCGGGGAGGTGATTTAGTGAGGCAAAGCCATATAGCCCTTGTTAATCCACCTCTCACACGATTTAATTGGAAGAGTCGTCCTGGATAGGAAAATTATGAATGGCTTTAAGGCAATTTTGTCCTTAAAGCCATCATTTATTCGATATTGTTAAAAGACGCTTTCAGACTATCCACACGgagatgcgtttttttttttttgtcgttaaTTGAGGTCTTGTATTTTGTAGCTGTTTGATTGAGCCTTACCAATTATGATTTCAGTTGTGCCATGTGCAGTGCAGCAAgcagcattatttttttttttctcaaatcgcATTAGGGTGCCCTGTTTGGGCCTCCATTTGAATCTCCATGACGACCCCAACTTGAATGAATCTGTACTATTGACTTAACCCTCATCGTGGCCTTAAGCTGCAGTGGCAGCATTGAGcacaatgatgttttttttttttttgctttgctttgtttgCATTCAAATCTACCAAAGGTCAGAGTATTAATCCTCAGAATAAACCTTATTTTTAACAGGGCTGTGCACAGGACACACAAGTGAGAGAAACTACAGAAACAGGAACATGATGATGACAGGCACTTAATCATATATTAATATGCATGGCAGTGGGAAGAACTGCCTCTTAGGGCCACATAAACATAGACAGCAGGAGGTTTCTTGTCTCGTGCTTTTGTCCCAGCTTTGTACTTGCATTCTTATTTGCACTAGCTTCTGATGTGAGAGGATTTGGCACTAACACACATGGGGGAGGACACAAAAAAATCCTGAAAAGTGGATCAAAAaagtaaatgaaaaataatgtcaTATTACAGAAAACATGAGAGGCTAATTTGTGCCGACTTTTGGCTAATTTTGTTCTCGCTACAGAAAGAGGAGCCGTCACCTGCTCGGCGCCACAGCGCTGACAGTGCCAGTGATCCATGAAATAAGCTGCCGCTGGCTTTGTTCAGATAAGAATGAACAAATCTGCACAATGTACTGCTCTCGGAATCTCATATTCATACTTGCATGCAGGCTGAAGGAAATAAGCTGTTTGCAGGCTTGATTAATCAGACATTTGAgggtttaatttttgtttttttttgtttctttgatcTGTTCTGTCTCCTAGGTAACTTGCTTGACATTATAATGTCAACAGCTAAAACAATCAGAAATGAATAAAAGGGAATAATtgcatacatgcacacacacatgcatatatatgtgtgtgtatatatatatatatatatatatatatatatatatatatatatatatatatatatatatatatatatatatatatatatatatatatatatttattatacataCGAGATTAGAGCTGCCCaacagtgcaaaataaaactataaagtatgaaaaaatataATAGATGTAAAACTATTTATATACTAAAAATAGTATGGAAATGTGTTTTAATTTTGGTTGAACAGAAGAGCAGGTGATTGTGCGTAATCCCCAagtagggaggggggggggggggacggtgcCTCCACATCAAGCCATTTAGTGTCATGCCGATTCATTGGATTGTTCCCCAACGGTGAGACCTCATAGCTACAGAGTTGACATTTTTAATACTGTAATTTAataaacgtgtgtgtgtataatctCGCCGCCACATCGCAGCAACTCCGAAGTATCGACACCGATCCAACAAAGAGGAGAAACGCCGATGCGCTATCTTCTGCTTGCTTGTAAAGCTACAGCAAATGCCCGCTTAGTTGCTCTCCAAGAGTAGAAAACATGATTTGGAGAATTTTAAAAGCTATAAAATGGCCAAGGACTGTCATCATCATATGTATGCTCCAGGTTATACAGACATTTTCACAAATCTTGTAGCGGCTGTAAAGATGAATGCCTGGAGGGCCCCCGCCACTTGCAGCCAGCCGCAGCCCTTATCTTAAATCCAAGCAAAGTACCATTAATCTTTTTGAAAGACCTTTATGGCTTTTAATGTATCCCAAATTAGAACATTTTACACCCTTGGTTCCTGAAATATAGTGATAAAAAGCCTTTAGAGTTTAATTTTTCCTGCCTGCTCGCTCTGACCTGCTTAATCCCAGCAAGCATTAGGAGATATTTTACTTTCAGTCTTTCTAATAAAGTTTATCCCTCTTAATTATAATTGAAATATTTCTTTTCctgccaggtctttttttttttattttcttcaagtGGTGCAGCGGTGCTACATTTCCTCATTACCTCAAGACCCCCCCTTTTTGAATATTACAGAATTACCCCAACGTTTGGTGAAATTGTTCCAAGTTGTTTATCAAAGTTTGCTTCTGCTTGAATAATACGAACGCTTTTATCTCAGGCAGGAGTGACAGAGGAGGGAGGATTTTCCCTTTGTTTCCCTTTTGCTTGTGTGTGACTGGGGTTATTGGGattattctgcttcacaatacaCTGGTGTCTTCCCTGGGATTTGAATGTTTGCCTCTTGCTGTCACGGTCCTTCTCCTCACTACTATTTTCAGGGACAGCCTCCAGTATTTCAAAAGTCGCTACTTAGATTTATTATTCACTGTTAAACCACAAATGTGTCTTTAGGAGTCGTCGACTCTTCTTTCTTAagcagaatttttttctttttaacgacGACGTATTTTGAATCACGAACAGCGTGGGATTTAAATAAACGGTATTGTGTTGACATTCTGCTAGTTTATTGGCAACAAGAGTAGAACGTGTTTTTTAATTGATTATATTGtcacaaacaggaagtggctTTTTCACCACAAATCTCCATCAAGTATTTTATCGCTGCAATATTTCAAGCAACGAAATCCGACGATCGATTGTAAAGCCTACtaaatgggggggaaaaaaatccaaaatttaCCGCATATGTAATTGGAAAATTGCAATGTGGATTTGAATTTGATTAATTATTCAAGCCCGTTCTGTTACTGCATGCCGTGAATGTCGAGCCCTGCCGTGGTGTGGAGGAGGCAGCAGAGACCGTGACAAGAAAGCACCCCGACTGTCAGTCAGACAGCTTTTATTTTATGCCTCAGACTGATCTCCATTCTCCAATGGGCCTCTCCTCTGTCTCTAAATAGCTGGCTGTGAAAATCGCCGAAGCCACTGATTGCCGTGACTTTGTGCAGCACAAACAGGAAGAGGACGCTTTGAGGGCagcgaagaaaagaaagaagcaaATAGCTTGGGGGTATGAAGTCTCTGTCCTCATGTTTTGTGTCTGCCATGCCATCTTTCATGGTGTCAAGTGCAGTTAAAATGGAGTTGCTCAAATCTGGATACTTTGAGTTTTTCTCAGATGAAAGCTGCTCGGTAatgcagtttttttgtttttcaggttcGAGGCGAAAAGACGCTGGGAAACCAAAAGCAACATGGGTTACATGTGACCAAGATGgaaggaagatttttttttttttttttatggtaacTGAATAAAAATTGTTTCTTATGGCAAactgatatgttttttttatgtttttttttttgcacagttaAGAGAATTAACACCCGCAAGAGTGTGTGTTGGCTGAGGGCGGAATAGTAaatccatctaaaaaaaaaaaatggcacattCAAATTAATTCCCTAGGCGTCCATTGGAGTCTGCATTGTGTTAGTTTTCCATTACATTTCAGTGATTTGAGCGTTCTGGTCTTCAAATTAAATCTGCTGTACATTACTGGATGATGCGTTTATTTATTGCTGTAAAGTGGGTTAATCATGAAGGCGCTCCTTTCTTCTCCCGGGGAAGAGAAAAGAAAGATTAGGCCCCTAATGCAATGTACAGCATAATGTGCGATAGGATTTGTGTGAAGAAAATGAAATTTGCCTGCTGTAAATTGTTGTTAGCTAACATAAACTGGAAGTTGAGAGAAGGGCTGAATgaagggggggttggggggggggacatgaAACGGAGGCTTTGCTTTGCTGTTGGCCGTCTCCCATGCTGGGAGACAAACTATTGTTTTCGCATCTCAACAACAGGCATGCGTTTCTTGAAGCCTCCACTCAGCACGCTTTGTGTGATGAGCGCTCTTAACTAGTCGTCGAAAAATGCGACtttgatctcttttttttttgccgatcAAGCTGCTTTTCAAGGTTTATTCCAATTCCGACAACTGTTAATTCTAAACAGCTTTGTAATGATGATGACTTGTTTTTAGAATGCTTCTGTCGAGATATTTTTCCAattgtgggaaataattgcttgctttaactcattcactgccgacCTAGTTAATTTTTTGACGTATCCAATGGCACAGAATGAGTTTCGATAACGAGGTATAAAATCACGTTATTGGTATTTATATTGAACAACCATTGTGTGCGCTTAATGTAGTATGAAAGGTtattatgaacaaaaaaaaaattggatataAACTCAGAATTATGCTGAAGTGACTAACTTGCAAGTGAATCTCCTGAATTTTGTGCGAGGGTACGATGCTGTAAATTGCTTGGAATGTGTGCTAATTAAACTATTAATTATCTTTGTAATGAGATGTGAGTCCAAACTGCGTTAAGCACATCAAAGTACAACATGGGAATCCTTCACTTTGATGACTGCAATGAAAAACATCTTGGCTGAGAGTTTCCATTAACAGGGTCACAGAATGCGGAATTTTAGAACCTTCTGGATGACTTTGGATATCGTAACAGTAGTTTAGTGGATATAGATTACAAAAAGCGGTTAAAGTATcgaggaaatgtttttttttttttttttacaatatatgGGTCAACCAAAATTAAACGAGCGCCAACATATCCTCTCGACTCTGGGAAGTAGGAAATGTCAATATTAAAATGTGGTACTTTTTATTTCTCTGCATTTTTCCAGTTGACCTTGGTGTGATTTTAATACTATAAACCCCACCCTGACTAAAAAGCACCCTTAGAAATCTGGTAGGGTGCAAATGACATCTGACCTCTGAACCAGTGAGGGTTCAACGTAAACCTTAAAGATTAATTTACTAACCTATTTTTTGTCTCTAGATCAAATCACACttattttataaaaaggtaAACCGACCAACATAGGTaaatattgttttctttttgaatatttttttattaaagctAGCTAGATAGCTTTTTCATGAAAGCTAGCTCGATAGAATCCCAAACAAAATATGTGAATATGACGAGCGCCGATTCAAGAAAAGCGTGCCACCCTATCCATAGCATCGCCTGTTATTATTAATCTCTTTGAACACAAGATAATGCCTTGAGCAGAGATGATTCTGCTTTTAAGCTGGAAAATCCACTTTCCCTCCTTGTCATGTGGAGGAACTGTTTTCAATCGTCTGTAACTGGAGGCCAATCTTAGCCCCTGACCTAGGCTGATTTGTTCGGAAACACAGAGACAAATTCCCTGGGCACATGTCGAACGTCTTCGAGGAAAAGTGTTTGTTGTGTGGAAcgggggaaaaagaaaaca contains:
- the fam204a gene encoding protein FAM204A isoform X1, which translates into the protein MNMYSGLLPKDLTEDDLSPDDQEEEHESQVVEVINNKPDVKISTVIDATNEAPTCCLPGISQEMWQKFNDLRKKKDEMKMMKLPRKKKRKRRQCKKETEGKEPTETSRERQEELEKHWDGLKQYFGVNDRFHPPACSNPPEKSGLEKSIERAIAEGDTAKAEEMSDRLATRELAVKIAEATDCRDFVQHKQEEDALRAAKKRKKQIAWGFEAKRRWETKSNMGYM
- the fam204a gene encoding protein FAM204A isoform X2; translated protein: MNMYSGLLPKDLTEDDLSPDDQEEEHESQVVEVINNKPDVKISTVIDATNEAPTCCLPGISQEMWQKFNDLRKKKDEMKMMKLPRKKKRKRRQCKKETEGKEPTETRERQEELEKHWDGLKQYFGVNDRFHPPACSNPPEKSGLEKSIERAIAEGDTAKAEEMSDRLATRELAVKIAEATDCRDFVQHKQEEDALRAAKKRKKQIAWGFEAKRRWETKSNMGYM